From the genome of Gemmatimonas phototrophica, one region includes:
- a CDS encoding methyl-accepting chemotaxis protein, with the protein MAISSTVLGRSRRDADRLLGIVLLLHFPVALVLGWVYAAWTPALLVGAPLALASFWLSRTRAGVGATRFLIGLAFMAFSALFIHQAKGLIEMHFHIFASLALLMAYRDWRVPTAAAGFIAVHHVAFHILQGMGVGVYVLNHNVGGHLIVLVHALFVVFETAVLVVLSMRLEQEAKTTQAVFESLEAVGEGRLNVVPEGDGIAAALRRVIGAVEALDANASELGRAVAEKRAMRVSGTELVGAFASVSDRMMLAAQTVEELRLRNDAAQKATADFLGSLTPVVQAMRDGDLTQSVGTGFGAEYDRTAEDMNSALSQLRDAISELSASSQQIDGASTEIANGSDSLAQSTSEQAATLEEITASVTELANLGTATTTNLAEARSTTSVASQSAQVGVKNVERLIVAMDETRDAARETAKIVRTIDEIAFQTNLLALNASVEAARAGDAGRGFAVVADEVRALAMRCAEAARTTAQLIEKAVQRVEGGVSISQEVGVQLTDVSQRIGSVHAVMEQIGQAAASQQEGVSQIREAIAQLNGTVQQAAANAEESASAAQELTAQARAQRAQAERFRTEEEVAPNARPVMRAA; encoded by the coding sequence ATGGCCATTTCATCGACCGTGTTAGGTCGTAGCCGTCGCGATGCCGATCGTCTCCTTGGCATTGTGCTTCTTCTGCATTTCCCGGTCGCCCTTGTCCTCGGCTGGGTATACGCCGCGTGGACCCCGGCATTGCTCGTTGGCGCCCCGTTGGCGCTGGCCAGCTTCTGGCTGTCCCGAACGCGAGCTGGCGTTGGGGCCACCCGCTTTCTGATCGGCCTCGCCTTCATGGCGTTTTCGGCGCTGTTCATTCATCAGGCCAAGGGCCTGATCGAAATGCACTTCCATATTTTTGCCTCGCTGGCTCTGCTCATGGCGTACCGCGACTGGCGGGTGCCCACGGCGGCGGCGGGGTTCATTGCGGTCCACCACGTGGCCTTCCACATCCTGCAAGGCATGGGGGTGGGGGTGTACGTGCTGAATCACAATGTGGGGGGGCACCTCATTGTGCTGGTGCACGCGCTTTTCGTGGTCTTTGAAACGGCAGTGCTGGTGGTGTTGTCAATGCGCTTGGAACAGGAAGCCAAGACCACGCAGGCGGTCTTCGAATCGCTGGAAGCGGTAGGTGAGGGGCGGTTGAATGTCGTTCCGGAGGGCGACGGTATTGCCGCCGCGCTCCGTCGGGTGATCGGCGCCGTCGAAGCGCTCGATGCGAATGCCTCCGAACTGGGTCGTGCCGTAGCCGAAAAGCGGGCCATGCGCGTGAGCGGTACCGAACTCGTGGGGGCATTTGCATCCGTTTCGGACCGCATGATGTTGGCGGCGCAGACCGTCGAGGAGCTTCGCTTGCGGAACGATGCGGCGCAGAAAGCCACCGCGGACTTCCTGGGCTCCCTCACGCCGGTCGTTCAGGCGATGCGCGATGGCGATCTGACGCAGTCGGTGGGCACTGGCTTTGGTGCGGAATATGACCGCACCGCTGAAGACATGAACAGCGCACTATCGCAACTGCGAGACGCCATTAGTGAGCTTAGCGCCTCTTCACAGCAGATTGATGGTGCTTCGACGGAGATTGCCAACGGGTCGGATTCGCTGGCCCAGAGCACCTCGGAACAGGCCGCGACGCTGGAAGAGATTACCGCGAGTGTGACGGAGCTGGCCAACTTGGGAACGGCAACGACCACCAATCTGGCGGAAGCGCGGAGCACCACCTCGGTGGCGTCCCAGTCGGCGCAGGTCGGGGTGAAGAACGTGGAGCGCCTGATCGTGGCCATGGATGAGACGCGCGACGCGGCTCGCGAGACGGCCAAGATTGTCCGGACCATTGATGAGATCGCTTTCCAGACCAACCTCCTGGCGCTCAACGCGTCGGTGGAAGCGGCCCGGGCGGGGGACGCCGGCCGTGGCTTCGCCGTCGTGGCTGACGAAGTGCGGGCGCTGGCGATGCGCTGCGCCGAGGCGGCCCGCACGACGGCCCAGCTCATTGAGAAGGCCGTGCAGCGGGTGGAAGGGGGCGTGTCGATCTCGCAGGAGGTTGGCGTGCAGCTGACGGATGTTTCCCAGCGTATCGGGTCGGTGCATGCCGTGATGGAGCAGATTGGCCAGGCGGCGGCCAGCCAGCAGGAAGGGGTCTCGCAGATCCGTGAGGCCATTGCGCAGCTGAACGGCACGGTGCAACAGGCTGCGGCCAACGCCGAGGAGTCGGCCAGCGCAGCGCAGGAGCTCACCGCGCAGGCGCGAGCGCAGCGGGCGCAGGCTGAGCGGTTCCGAACAGAAGAGGAAGTGGCGCCGAACGCCCGGCCGGTAATGCGGGCGGCATAG